Below is a genomic region from Amycolatopsis sp. 195334CR.
TGGCGCTGGGTTACAACGGGCTCGGCCGCATCTTCGGCGGCGGCAACGGCGGCGGCATGGGCGGCGGTGGTGGGAACGTCGGGTTCGGCGGGGAGGCCGGGCTGGGCCGCATGTTCGGCGACAGCTTCGGCACCGAGGTCTCCTGGCTGCTGCCCGCCGCGCTGATCGGGCTGGTCGCCGGGCTCTGGTTCACCCGCGGGCGGCCGCGCACCGATCGCACGCGGGCCGCGCTGGTGCTGTGGGGCGGCTGGCTGGTGGTGACCGCGCTGGTGTTCAGCTTCATGGGGGGCATCGTGCACCCGTACTACGCGGTCGCGCTGGCCCCGGCGATCACCGCGGTGGTGGCGATCACCGGGCGTGAACTGTGGCGCGGCCGGGCGCACTTCGCGCCGCGGTTGTTCCTGGCCGGAATGGTCGCGGTGACCGCGGTGTGGAGCTACATCCTGCTCGACCGGTCCTCGGCGTGGCAGCCGGCGATCCGCTGGACGGTCCTGGTGCTCGGCATCCTGGTCGCCACCGCGATCGCGGTCGGGGTGCACGAGTTCCGCCGGGTCACGCGGGCGGTGGCGGTCGCGGCGGTGGCCGTCGGGCTGGCGGGCACGCTGGTGTTCGGGGTGGCCACCGCGGCCGTGCCGCACACCGGGTCGATCCCGATTTCCGGGCCCGCGACCGGGATGGCCTTCGGCATGCCGGAGGGGGAGACCCCGTCGGCGGACCTCGTGGCCGTGTTGCAGTCGAGCACCGAACAGTGGGCGGCGGCGAGCAGCGGCACGCGGGGCGCGGCCGCGCTGCAGTTGGCCAGCGGGAAGTCGGTGATGCCGATCGGCGGGTTCAACGGCGGCGACCCGGCGCCGACGCTGGCGCAGTTCCAGCAGTACGTGGCCGAGGGCAAGATCGGGTACTACATCACCGACGGTGGTCGCATGGGTGGCCCCGGTGGGAGCAGCGAGATCGCCGAATGGGTGGAGGCGACCTACCCCGCCACCACCATCGGCGGGCAGTCGGTCTACGACCTCACGCCGTAGGCTGCCGCTCATGGGGATCGACCGGATCAGCCCGCCGCTGCGCGGGGACGAACGCGAAACGCTGCGCGCCTTCCTGGACTTCCACCGCGCCACACTGGAAATGAAGTGCGACGGATTGTCCACAGAGGAACTGCGGCAGCGGTCGAGCCCGCCGTCCACGCTTTCGCTGCTCGGGCTGGTCCGGCACCTGGCCGAAGTGGAGCGGACCTGGTTCCGCCGGGTGCTCAACCAGGAGAAGGACCTGCCGTTCCTCTGGTCGTCCAACAAGGACTTCCAGGCCGCCTATGACGCCTCGAACGCCACCCGAGAGGAGGCGTTCGAGGCGTGGCGGGCCGAGGTGGAGCACTCCCGCCGGATCGAGCGCGAAGCGGAATCCCTTGACGTGACGGCACACGTCCCCCGGTGGGGTGAGGACGTGTCGCTGCGGCTGGTGATGCTGCACCTGATCCACGAGTACGCCAGGCACA
It encodes:
- a CDS encoding DinB family protein is translated as MGIDRISPPLRGDERETLRAFLDFHRATLEMKCDGLSTEELRQRSSPPSTLSLLGLVRHLAEVERTWFRRVLNQEKDLPFLWSSNKDFQAAYDASNATREEAFEAWRAEVEHSRRIEREAESLDVTAHVPRWGEDVSLRLVMLHLIHEYARHNGHADFLREAIDGEVGA
- a CDS encoding glycosyltransferase family 39 protein is translated as MTATLTAPAGPVVSTSDNAAPPRWVRPAFWGLLLATAVLYLWNLGASGWANSFYAEAAQAGSMDWKAWFFGSLDPGNTITVDKPPAALWLMGLSGRIFGFSSWSMLVPQALLGVGSVALLYAAVRRWSGPGAGLLAGAALAVTPVAALMFRFNNPDALLTFLLVLGAYCVVRALEKASPKWLALAGVAIGFGFLTKMLQAFLVLPAFALVYLLAAPTGLGKRLLHLLGAAAAVVVSAGWYIAVVDLWPAASRPYIGGSTDNTELDLALGYNGLGRIFGGGNGGGMGGGGGNVGFGGEAGLGRMFGDSFGTEVSWLLPAALIGLVAGLWFTRGRPRTDRTRAALVLWGGWLVVTALVFSFMGGIVHPYYAVALAPAITAVVAITGRELWRGRAHFAPRLFLAGMVAVTAVWSYILLDRSSAWQPAIRWTVLVLGILVATAIAVGVHEFRRVTRAVAVAAVAVGLAGTLVFGVATAAVPHTGSIPISGPATGMAFGMPEGETPSADLVAVLQSSTEQWAAASSGTRGAAALQLASGKSVMPIGGFNGGDPAPTLAQFQQYVAEGKIGYYITDGGRMGGPGGSSEIAEWVEATYPATTIGGQSVYDLTP